The genomic interval GCGGTCACCGGTGCCATGATCATCGTCTTCATCATCGGCCTCGGCGAAACCGTCGAAATTCTCTCGAGTGCGGCGAGCGTGTTACATCTGGTCGTCTACGCGCTGATCAACGCCTCGCTGATCGTCTTCCGGGAGACGAATCCGCCGGAGTACGACCCTGATTTCGAGGTGCCGTTCTATCCGTATCTGCCGATTGCGGGATTCATCCTCTCGCTTGCGCTGATCTACTTCATGGACAACACCCCGACGCTCATCGCCGGCGCGTTCGTCGTCTTTGCAGTCATCTGGTACTTCGCGTACGCACGCTCCGAAACCGAACTGTCGGGAATCCTCGGCACCTACATTCTGGATCGCTCGGAAGAGATGCCGGATGTTGCCGTATCGGCGGCAAGCGCCGTCAAACCCGAGGGGAACGACGAGTACACGGTCGTCGTTCCCGTTTCGAACCCGCGAACTGAGTCAACGCTGCTCTCGCTTGCAAGCGTCCTCGCGAAAGCCAACGACGGCCGCGTACAGGCAGTCCACATCGTGGAAGTCCCCGACCAGACGCCGCTACAGGAAGGCTCTGAACACATCCAGCGCATCGACGCCGAGTCCCAGAAACTGATGTCGCAAGTCCAAGAGAGCACGGAAACGATGGACGTACCGGTCGACATTCGAACGGTCGTCTCACACCGCTCCGTCGAGGAAGTGTTCGACGTTGCACGCCGTGAGAACGCAGACACCGTTGTCATGGGCTGGGGACCAGGCCGTTCGTGGTCCGCCGGCCGCGTCGAAGGTGCGTTCGACGAACTCGCACACGACCTGCCGTGTGACTTCCTCGTGTTCAACGACCGCGGCCTCGAGACCGAGCGCGTGCTGGTTCCGACTGCGGGCGGTCCCGACTCCGATCTGAGCGCCGAACTGGCGCGCCACCTGCGCGATCAGGTCGGCTCCGAGATTACGCTCTTGCACGTCGTCGACACCGACGCCGATGGCGAGGCAGGGCGAGCGTTCCTCGAGGAATGGGCTGACGAGCACGACCTCGAGGATGCGTCGATCCGGATCGACACCTCCGGCGACGTAGAGGATGCAATCGCCGCCGCCGCCGAGGAGCACACACTGCTCGTTATCGGTGCGACCGAACGCGGACTGCTCTCGCGGCTGTTCCGCGGCACGCTCGCCTACGACGTGGTCAACGAGGTCGATAGTTCGGTGATTATGGCCGAGCGCCCGACCTCGCGGTCCCTCTGGGAGCGCCTGTTCGGTCGCTGACCCACCCATCGACACGACCGCTTCTCCGTTCGGGAACGCATATACCAGCCGGGTGACTACACCCGAGGTATGACCAAGCAGACGCCCGCCGATGCGGGCTGGTTCGCAGCGATTGATGGCGATCCCTCGAGCGACAGTGCCCGAGATGCCGCCGCGATGGCGGTCCGAGATGGCTCGAGTCCGAGCCCCGAGAACTGGCCCGCACACGCCCTCGAGTCGGGTGTTGCAGCCGACGAGGACGAGTACTACGAGCAGTTGAAAGCGGCGACAACGGCAGCAACGCGCGCTACTGTTCGCGAGCGCGAAGGGGCGGACGACCGCCAGATCGTCCACGCGGTCCGAACGATGGACGACTGCGAGCGCACCGCGAACGAACTCGCCGAGCGCCTCGCCGAGTGGGGCGGCAGCGTCGACAGCGAGGCCGGAACGGGTATCGAGTACGCCCGGGAACTGGCCGCTCGAGACGACGTTCCGCCCGAACAGGCGCGACTCGTCTCGCTGGCCGAGCGC from Natronolimnobius sp. AArcel1 carries:
- a CDS encoding amino acid permease, which produces MSDEDLAKDLGLVSALAIGIGTMIGAGIFVLPGIAAQEAGPVVVISFIIGGMIAMINAFSVSELGTAMPKAGGAYYYINRALGPLFGSISGMGDWIGLAFASAFYCIGFGGYLADMLDGVVVSVPGIGELALLPTIALGPFALTEIQIGAIIAGTVFVGVNYIGAKETGGIQTAIVTILLGLLTIFAIVGFFSFDWATVAAEDGYAPEGVGEILPGAALVFVSYLGYAKIATIGEELKNPGRNLPIAIIGSVAIVMAIYAILVTILLGLIPHEDFFLDTVEDAPMSYAAEIVFDYQLPIFGFELPLLGVGVTSITLAALLATASSANASILASARINFAMGRDKIVTDSLNEIHPKFATPYRSIAVTGAMIIVFIIGLGETVEILSSAASVLHLVVYALINASLIVFRETNPPEYDPDFEVPFYPYLPIAGFILSLALIYFMDNTPTLIAGAFVVFAVIWYFAYARSETELSGILGTYILDRSEEMPDVAVSAASAVKPEGNDEYTVVVPVSNPRTESTLLSLASVLAKANDGRVQAVHIVEVPDQTPLQEGSEHIQRIDAESQKLMSQVQESTETMDVPVDIRTVVSHRSVEEVFDVARRENADTVVMGWGPGRSWSAGRVEGAFDELAHDLPCDFLVFNDRGLETERVLVPTAGGPDSDLSAELARHLRDQVGSEITLLHVVDTDADGEAGRAFLEEWADEHDLEDASIRIDTSGDVEDAIAAAAEEHTLLVIGATERGLLSRLFRGTLAYDVVNEVDSSVIMAERPTSRSLWERLFGR